The sequence below is a genomic window from Methylophilus sp. DW102.
TCTGTAGACAATGATTTCGTTATCGTGAACGCCGGCTTGAAATCCGAGAGCGTAATTAACGCCAGTGAATTCAAAAACGCACAAGGCGAACTGGAAGTTGCCGTTGGCGACTTCGTTAAAGTAGCGATCGAAAAACTGGAAGATGGTTTTGGTTCTACACAACTTTCTCGCGAAAAAGCGAAGAAAATGCAAGCATGGCTGGATCTGGAAGAAGCCATGAACGAAGGCCGTGTAGTTAAAGGTTTTGTCAGCAGCCGTGTTAAAGGCGGTCTGCGCGTTTCTGTCAGCGGCATCATGGCTTTCTTGCCAGGCTCACTGGTAGACATTCGTCCAGTTAAAGACACCACTCCTTACGAAAACAAAGAGTGGGACTTCAAAGTCATCAAGCTGGATCGCAAGCGTAACAATATCGTGGTTTCCCGCCGTGCTGTGATGGAAGACACCTTGGGTGCTGACCGTGAAGCATTGTTGGGTAGCCTGACTGAAGGTGCTGTGATCAAGGGTATCGTTAAAAACATCACTGACTACGGCGCGTTCGTGGATCTGGGTGGTATCGATGGCCTGTTGCACATCACTGATTTGGCATGGCGCCGTGTGAAGCACCCATCTGAAGTGCTGACCGTTGGTGAAGAAGTTGAAGCCAAGATCCTGAAATTCGATCAAGAGAAAAACCGTGTTTCTCTGGGGATCAAACAATTGGGCGACGACCCATGGGTGGCATTGAGCCGCCGTTACCCAGTCGGTACACGCCTGTTCGGTAAAGTGTCTAACCTGACTGACTACGGTGCGTTCGTTGAAGTAGAACCAGGCATTGAAGGTTTGGTACACGTGTCTGAAATGGACTGGACCAACAAGAACATCCACCCGGGCAAAATCGCTCAACTGGGCGACGAAGTTGAAGTGATGATTCTGGAAATCGACGAAGACCGTCGTCGTCTGTCACTGGGCATGAAACAGTGCAAACCAAACCCATGGGATGATTTCGCTGCAACCCACGCTAAAGGCGACAAAGTTTCAGGCCAGATCAAGTCTATCACTGACTTTGGTGTGTTCATTGGCTTGCCAGGCGGTATTGATGGCTTGGTACACTTGTCTGACCTGTCCTGGACTCAGTCTGGCGAAGAAGCGATCCGCAACTTCAAGAAAGGTGATGAGCTGCAAGCTGTTATCTTGGGCATTGATGTTGAGAAAGAGCGTATCTCTCTGGGCGTTAAACAGTTGACTGAAGATCCAAGCGGCAACAGCGCACCAATTGGCGAAGACAAAGGTGGCAAACCAAAAGCCAAAAAAGCAAAAGCGGATGATGTCATGATTGATGAAGCTTCTGCCGGGACAACTAACCTGGGTGCTTTGCTGAAAGCCAAACTGGATAGCAAAAAATAAGAAGGCTTTAGATCATGACAAGATCTGAACTAATAGACCTGCTTGCCCAGCGCTTTCCGCAACTTGTGCTGAAAGACGCAGAGTTATCCGTCAAGACCATCCTTGATGCAATGACGGAAAACCTGGCAACAGGAGAGCGTATCGAAATACGCGGTTTTGGCAGCTTTAGCTTGAACTACCGCCCGCCTCGTTTGGGACGTAACCCGAAAACTGGTACCAAAGTACAGGTGCCAGCGAAATACGTGCCGCACTTTAAGGCTGGTAAAGAGTTGCGTGACCGCGTAGACGCGATCGAATCTTAATTTTTGTGATTCAGCAGTAAAAAACGGTATCTTCGGATACCGTTTTTTTTGGCCGCTCAGACCGCTATTGATGGCGCATTGAGGAGCGCTTGGGTAAAATGTCATGTGATCAAACAAGAGAGCTTTTATGCTGGTTGAATTCGAGTATTGGTGGTTATTGATTCTGCCTCTGTTTTTTACATTGGGCTGGATTGCAGCCCGCGTGGATATCAAGCAACTGATTGCTGAATCCACCTCATTGCCAGCCACCTATTTTAAAGGTCTGAATCTGCTCATTGCTGACCAGTACCACAAAGCGGTAGATGCATTCAGTGAAGCGCTTTACATGAATAAAGACTCCCTGGAACTGCACTTTGTGCTGGGGAGCCTGTTTCGCCGCACAGGTGAGACAGACCGCGCGATTCACTTGCACTTAAACCTGCTAGAAAACTACGAACTCACCGAGCAGCAATCGACATCAATCAAAGTGGAATTGGCGCAGGATTACTTCAAGGCAGGCCTGTATGATCGTGCCGAAGAAATTTTTCAAACACTGCGCCATACTCGCTATGAACAAGCGGCCTTACGTCACCTGCTTGAGATTTATGTCAAGGAACGCGAATGGTCGCTCGCCATTGGCATTGCCACCGAATTAGAGCGTTCGTCAGGCGTGTCTTACCGCAAAGAGGTCGCTCAGTATTATTGTGAATTGGCTGCCAATGCGATGATCAAGCAGGATTGGTCCTCTGCAAAAGTCCAACTCGAACAAGCGCTGGACGCCAATAAGAACTGTGTACGCGCAAATGTCTTATTGGGCGATATTGCGGCACATCAAGGCCACCATTCCGATGCAATTGCGCTCTGGAAACGCATAGAAATGC
It includes:
- the lapB gene encoding lipopolysaccharide assembly protein LapB, coding for MLVEFEYWWLLILPLFFTLGWIAARVDIKQLIAESTSLPATYFKGLNLLIADQYHKAVDAFSEALYMNKDSLELHFVLGSLFRRTGETDRAIHLHLNLLENYELTEQQSTSIKVELAQDYFKAGLYDRAEEIFQTLRHTRYEQAALRHLLEIYVKEREWSLAIGIATELERSSGVSYRKEVAQYYCELAANAMIKQDWSSAKVQLEQALDANKNCVRANVLLGDIAAHQGHHSDAIALWKRIEMQHPEHLGLVAQKMLKSYAALYGEEESEGDLKLSRGLKEGLSQLHYYLELYQLSSIMSVLYEATLQAEGADKAAKLARNELIRKPSLKSLDQLLQARAMLQDEQHDLQLMQQTVRNAIGDRAAYYCDQCGFRAKQYHWQCPACNAWESLPPEPTEATIRDIKLLKRK
- the rpsA gene encoding 30S ribosomal protein S1, with product MASISNTSSSMESFAALFEESLARQEMRAGEVITAEVVSVDNDFVIVNAGLKSESVINASEFKNAQGELEVAVGDFVKVAIEKLEDGFGSTQLSREKAKKMQAWLDLEEAMNEGRVVKGFVSSRVKGGLRVSVSGIMAFLPGSLVDIRPVKDTTPYENKEWDFKVIKLDRKRNNIVVSRRAVMEDTLGADREALLGSLTEGAVIKGIVKNITDYGAFVDLGGIDGLLHITDLAWRRVKHPSEVLTVGEEVEAKILKFDQEKNRVSLGIKQLGDDPWVALSRRYPVGTRLFGKVSNLTDYGAFVEVEPGIEGLVHVSEMDWTNKNIHPGKIAQLGDEVEVMILEIDEDRRRLSLGMKQCKPNPWDDFAATHAKGDKVSGQIKSITDFGVFIGLPGGIDGLVHLSDLSWTQSGEEAIRNFKKGDELQAVILGIDVEKERISLGVKQLTEDPSGNSAPIGEDKGGKPKAKKAKADDVMIDEASAGTTNLGALLKAKLDSKK
- a CDS encoding integration host factor subunit beta, which encodes MTRSELIDLLAQRFPQLVLKDAELSVKTILDAMTENLATGERIEIRGFGSFSLNYRPPRLGRNPKTGTKVQVPAKYVPHFKAGKELRDRVDAIES